In the Syntrophus aciditrophicus SB genome, ACTTCCGGAGGCAGCCGACGGATCAGTTCCCTCGCCTTTTCGGGTGGAAGATAACGGGGACTGCGGGGATAAAAAATAAATCCCAGGGCGTTCGCACCGTTTTCCGCGGCGACGAGCGCATCAGACAGTCGGGTCATGCCGCAGAATTTGATCTCCGTCATGACACCGCATCTTCCTTTCCCAGCAACTGCCGCAATTTTAGCCCGATATCCGGGGCAGTCATCAGGGTTTCTCCGATCAGGAAGGCGGTGATGCCCGCGGACATCATCCGCTGGACATCTTCCCGGGAACGGATTCCACTTTCCGTGACGACAAACCGGTCCCCCGGAATGGAGGAAACAAGCTCCAGAGTGGTGTTCAGATCGGTTATGAAATTTTTCAGATTCCGATTGTTGATGCCGATAATTCCGGCGTTCGCCCTCACAGCGCGCTCCAGTTCCTCATGGTCATGAACTTCAACAAGTGCCGCAAGCCCCAGGGTACCGGCCAGATCGAGATACTCCCGCAACTGTCTGTCCTCCAGCATCCCGACAATCAGGAGAATGGCGTCTGCCCCGAGCATTCTTGATTCATAGACCTGCCAGGAATCGATGATGAAATCCTTGCGGAGGACAGGCAGACCGACGGTGCGGCGGATGACATTCAGATAGAATTTTTCTCCCCCGAAGAATGGCCTGTCGGTCAGCACCGAGATGGCCGCCGCTCCGTTTCTTTCGTAGATCTCCGCAACCACAGCGGGGTCGAGACCCGCCCGCAGCAGCCCCTTCGACGGAGAACGGAATTTCACCTCTGCAATTACGGCACACTCCCGGCCTGTCAGTGCACCTTTGAAGTCCCTGCATGGAGGCCGATCCTGAGCCATTTTTTTCAGTTCGTCGAGAGGAAGTGATTTTTTGAGCTGGTCAATATCCGCCCTTTTCACCTCAAATATCTGTTCAAAAATCGATATCATCCTGTTCTCCCGTTTTTTTGACTCGGCGAGATTCAACTGTTGCTCATTTCTATGAGTTCCTGAAGTTTTCTTGCGGCCTTCCCACTGTCAATGCAATCCGCGGCAATCGCCAGGCCTTCCTTCAGCGTTCCCGCCTTTTCACCCGCCATGATGGCCAGCGCGGCATTGAGGAGGACGATGCTGCGGCACGCCCCGTCTTTTCCCGTCAGAACATCCCGCGCAATCTGGGCATTGAGCGACGAATCGCCGCCGACGAGATCCTTTCCGTCGAAGGTTCGGCCAAAGAGATCGATAGGATCGATGTTGTAAGTCGAAATGATTCCCTCTTTCAGTTCCGAAACGCGTGTCGGCCCCGTAACTGTCGCCTCGTCGAGACCATCGGAACCGTGAACGACGAATGCGCGCCGCGCTCCCAGATTTTTCAGAACACCGGCAAACATCTCCGTCAGTTTCGCATCATAAACACCGATAAGCTGGGCGTTGGCTCCGGCCGGGTTGGTCAGGGGGCCAAGCATGTTGAAAATGGTGCGAACCCCGATCTCCCGCCGGGGCCCAACGGCGTACTTCATGGCGCCGTGAAGTTTGGCAGCAAAAAGAAAGCCGATTCCGATCTGCTGGACACACTCTTCAACAATTTCAACCCCGGCACTGATGTTGACCCCCAGAGCCTCAAGCACGTCGGCGCTGCCGCAGGCGCTGGATACGGCTCGGTTTCCATGCTTGGCCACCGTAATCCCCGCCGCAGCAACCACAAAAGCCGCGGTTGTGGAGATATTGAACGTATTCATCCTGTCACCGCCGGTGCCGCAGGTGTCCACAATGACCGGCGCCCGGGCATCGATGCGCGTCGCTTTCTGCCGCATGCTCCGGGCCGCCCCGGTGACTTCTTCCACAGTTTCACCTTTCATCCGCAGGGCCGTTATGAATGACCCGATCTGAGCCGGCGTCGCTTCACCCTCCATAATGTCATTCATTGCCGCCGTCATTTCCGCTTCGTTGAGATTGACACCTTCGACCACCTTTGCAATGGACTCTTTAATCATATTCAAACTCCTTCCCTCTTTTTTATTCATTTTTTTTCAGGTTTATTATTTTCCCCTTTTCCGGATCTTCGATATTCAAGCGCACGCTGTTGCAGCCCGGAATTCTTCGGATTGTCCGCTTTCCTCATTGTCTGCCGCAAGCATATTCAGAAAGTTTCTCAGAATACGCTTGCCGTTGGGGGTGAGAATCGATTCCGGATGAAACTGAATGCCCTCTACGGGGAAATTCCGGTGTCGAATTCCCATGATCTCGCCATCCTCCGTTTCCGCCGTCACTTCAAAACAGTCCGGTAGGGAATCCCTTTTGATGATCAGAGAATGATACCGGCCTGCCGTAAAAGGTTTCGGCAACCCTTTGAAGATGGTTTTCCCATCATGGTCGACTTGAGAAGTTTTACCATGCATGAGCCGATCGGC is a window encoding:
- a CDS encoding anthranilate synthase component II is translated as MILMIDNYDSFTFNLVQYLKQMGEDVRVYRNDEISLDEIEAMKPAAIFLSPGPCSPREAGITVDVIRAFYRKIPLMGVCLGHQSIGYAFGAEVVRADRLMHGKTSQVDHDGKTIFKGLPKPFTAGRYHSLIIKRDSLPDCFEVTAETEDGEIMGIRHRNFPVEGIQFHPESILTPNGKRILRNFLNMLAADNEESGQSEEFRAATACA
- the trpC gene encoding indole-3-glycerol phosphate synthase TrpC encodes the protein MISIFEQIFEVKRADIDQLKKSLPLDELKKMAQDRPPCRDFKGALTGRECAVIAEVKFRSPSKGLLRAGLDPAVVAEIYERNGAAAISVLTDRPFFGGEKFYLNVIRRTVGLPVLRKDFIIDSWQVYESRMLGADAILLIVGMLEDRQLREYLDLAGTLGLAALVEVHDHEELERAVRANAGIIGINNRNLKNFITDLNTTLELVSSIPGDRFVVTESGIRSREDVQRMMSAGITAFLIGETLMTAPDIGLKLRQLLGKEDAVS
- the trpD gene encoding anthranilate phosphoribosyltransferase translates to MIKESIAKVVEGVNLNEAEMTAAMNDIMEGEATPAQIGSFITALRMKGETVEEVTGAARSMRQKATRIDARAPVIVDTCGTGGDRMNTFNISTTAAFVVAAAGITVAKHGNRAVSSACGSADVLEALGVNISAGVEIVEECVQQIGIGFLFAAKLHGAMKYAVGPRREIGVRTIFNMLGPLTNPAGANAQLIGVYDAKLTEMFAGVLKNLGARRAFVVHGSDGLDEATVTGPTRVSELKEGIISTYNIDPIDLFGRTFDGKDLVGGDSSLNAQIARDVLTGKDGACRSIVLLNAALAIMAGEKAGTLKEGLAIAADCIDSGKAARKLQELIEMSNS